CCAGCGAATACGCAGGTGAATGTCCACGCTCCGACCCATGACGATCATCGTCAGAACCGGCAGCCTCAGCCGCGACGTGAGGGGCAGGGGCAGCATCATTATGCCGAGGCTGATTCCCGTCCGCTCGATCTCTATGCCGCTCTCGATCTCGGCACCAACAATTGCCGCCTGCTGATCGCGCAGCCGACGCGTCCGGGTCAGTTCCGGGTGGTTGACGCATTTTCCCGCATCGTGCGTCTTGGCGAAGGGCTTGGCGCCAGTGGCCGCCTCTCCAGCGATGCCATGGATCGCGCGGTCGAGGCGCTGCGCATCTGCGCGGCCAAGCTGAAGACCCGCGAGATCCGGCGCATGCGGCTGATCGCGACCGAGGCTTGCCGTGCCGCTGACAACGGCGAGGCATTCCTTGCGCGCGTGACCGAAGAGACCGGATTGCAGCTCGAAATCATCGACCGCGAAACCGAGGCGCGGCTTGCCGTTTCCGGTTGCTCGTCGCTTGTGGGGCCGGAGGCGCGCTCGGTCGTGCTGTTCGATATCGGCGGCGGCTCTTCTGAAATTGCCGTCATCCGCATCGGCGAGAATCGCTCCAGTCGGCTTGCCAACCACATTACCCACTGGACTTCGCTGCCCGTCGGTGTCGTCACCCTCTCGGAGCGGCATGGCGGGCGCGATGTAACGCCGGAGCTGTTCGAGACGATGGTGTGCGAGGTTCAGCGCATGCTCGAGCGTTTCGATTGCCCGCCGGTTCATGGTGCCGCACGTGACAGCGGCGACTTCCACTTGATTGGGACTTCGGGCACGGTAACGACGCTCGCCGGCGTCCATCTCGATCTGCCGCGCTACGATCGGCGTCGGGTCGATGGCGTCTGGCTGTCGGATGACGAAGTGAGTGCGATGCAGGCCAAGCTCCTGTCATGGGATTTCGCCGGTCGTGCCGCTAATCCCTGCATTGGGCCGGATCGCGCCGATCTGGTGCTGGCGGGCTGCGCCATTCTGGAGGCGATCCGCCGCCGCTGGCCGAGCCCGCGCATGCGCGTTGCCGATCGCGGTCTGCGCGAGGGACTGCTGACCGACATGATGGCAGACGACGGCGTGTGGCGGCGGGGTCGCTCGCGCCGGGGTCATCGACCGAGGGATATGAAGGGGCCGCAGACGTGACCAAGCCAACCATCGCCGGCAACCGCACGGGCCGCAAACTCGGTCAGCGCGTCAAGAAAAAGAAGCTGAAGGCTTCGTCGCGCCAATGGCTACAACGCCATATCAACGATCCCTATGTGCAGCGTGCACAGCTTGAAGGCTATCGCGCCCGCGCCGCCTTCAAGCTGCTGGAGATCGACGAGAAACATCAGATCCTGAAAGGTGCGCGCCGCATCATCGATCTGGGTGCCGCTCCGGGCAGCTGGTCGCAGATCGCCGCCAAGGTGACTGCATCGACCGAAGAGGATATCCGCGTCGCCGCCATCGACTTCCTCGAAATGGCGCCGATCCCCGGCGTCAGCATCCTGCAGCTGGATTTCCTCGATCCGGCAGCGCCGCAGCGGCTGATCGATGCCGTCGGCGGCACACCGGATCTCGTGATATCCGATATGGCGGCGCCGACGACGGGTCATCACCGCACCGACCACCTGCGAACCATGCATCTGTGCGAAGTGGCTGCGCATTTCGCCGTCGAGGTGCTGGCCGAAGGCGGGCATTTCCTTGCCAAGACCTTCCAGGGCGGCACGGAACGCGACTTGCTGACCTTCCTCAAGCAGAATTTCCGCCAGGTCATCCATGTGAAGCCCGGCGCATCCAGAGCCGAGTCGGTAGAAATGTTCCTGCTGGCAAAGGGCTTCAAAGGTCGCAAACCGGAAAGAGAGACGGAAGAAGAACAATCCGTCGCCGATCGCTAATCCGACTATCCTCGATCGATAAACTGACGAAACCCTCATTGCACTTCGGCTTGGCTGAAGCGCAATGAGGGCTCGATCATCATTTTGCGGCCGGCTGCTGCACCTGCGGCTGAAGGGCGTCGACGCGCTTGAGACCGGCCTTGTGGCCAGAGACCATAGCGCCGGCACTGCGATCCATCCGGATGAAGGGGATGGTCGCAAGCACGGTCAGCACCGAGATGCAGAAGAAGGCAATATGGAAATCGCGGACCTGCAGTTCCGTCCCGCTGAAAAAAGTCGAGGTTTCCAGGATCATGGCGGCGACGGCAACACCGAGCGCCAGGCTGATCTGCTGCATGACCGAGCTCATCGACGTCGCCTGGCTTGCCTGCTTGTCGTTGATATCGGCGAAGGCGAGCGCATTGATGCCGGTGAAGAAGAAGGAGCGCGAGAAGCCGCCGATCAGCAGGATGCCGACAATGATGAGGTGCGGCGTCCAGGGCTGGAAGAAGCCCGTGCAGATCGTCGTCAGGGTGGTGATGGCCGCGGCCGAAAGCAGCGCTGTCTTGAAGCCGACGGCGGTAAAGACCCGGCGGGCGATGAACTTTGTCGAGATCGCGCCGATGGCGCCGGCAAAGGTGATGAGGCCGGACTGGAATGGGTTGAGGCCGAAGCCGAGCTGCAGCATCAGCGGCGTCAAGAACGGCATGGCGCCGATGCAGATGCGGAAAAGCGTGCCGCCCGTCACCGAAGCGCGGAAGGTGGCGTTCTTCAGCAGCGTGAGATCGAGGATTGGGGCCGGGTGACGGCGCGCATGGCCGATATAGAGGAAGCCGCAGACGAAGCCGATGACGACGGCCGAGATGCCGATATAGGGCGGCAGGGCCGGCAGGCTGATGACGGACATGCCGAAGACTATGCCGGATGCGGCGAAAGATGTCAGCAGGAAACCGATGACATCGAGCTTCGGCGGCTTGGTCGCTTCCACCTCAGGCAGGAAGATTGAAGCCAAGATCACGCCGAGGATGCCGACGGGCACGTTGATCAGGAAGATCCAGTGCCAGGAAGCGTAAGTAGTGATGAAGCCGCCGAGCGGGGGGCCGGCAAGCGGGCCTACGAGCGCGGGAATCGAAAGCAGCGCCATCGCCGAAACGAGATCGCTTTTCTGCGTGGTGCGAACCAGTACGAGCCGCCCGACCGGCGTCATCATCGAGCCGCCGACACCCTGCAGGAAGCGGGCAAAGACGAACTCCAGAAGGCCGCCCGAAAAGGCGCACATGATGGAACCGATGACAAAGACGCAGATGGCGACACGGAAGATGTTCTTCGCGCCGAAGCGATCCGCCATCCAGCCGCTGATCGGGATGAAGACGGCCAGCGACACCATGTAGGAGGTCAGCGCCAGCTTGAGCGTGATCGGACCGACATGCAGATCATTGGCGATAGCCGGCAGCGCTGTCGCGATGACGGTGGAATCCATCTGTTCCATGAAAAGGGCTACGGCGAGGATCAATGGAACGATGCGATTCATGGGCATCTGCCTTGATGGTCTGTGTACGGTA
The Rhizobium sp. 11515TR DNA segment above includes these coding regions:
- a CDS encoding RlmE family RNA methyltransferase; the protein is MTKPTIAGNRTGRKLGQRVKKKKLKASSRQWLQRHINDPYVQRAQLEGYRARAAFKLLEIDEKHQILKGARRIIDLGAAPGSWSQIAAKVTASTEEDIRVAAIDFLEMAPIPGVSILQLDFLDPAAPQRLIDAVGGTPDLVISDMAAPTTGHHRTDHLRTMHLCEVAAHFAVEVLAEGGHFLAKTFQGGTERDLLTFLKQNFRQVIHVKPGASRAESVEMFLLAKGFKGRKPERETEEEQSVADR
- a CDS encoding Ppx/GppA phosphatase family protein, which gives rise to MSDPESGLAPQADGAPAAERRKGKSSRRAKRKRGHGRPNAHSAEASQAGKSSQVAQRPAEDEAGSPARKRKRRRRARGAAQGGAQPSSSTQQFSSQAEHRALPEHGHPSSHKSGKNRRKHRSKRGLQGRPLAHEKTAQIVAPANTQVNVHAPTHDDHRQNRQPQPRREGQGQHHYAEADSRPLDLYAALDLGTNNCRLLIAQPTRPGQFRVVDAFSRIVRLGEGLGASGRLSSDAMDRAVEALRICAAKLKTREIRRMRLIATEACRAADNGEAFLARVTEETGLQLEIIDRETEARLAVSGCSSLVGPEARSVVLFDIGGGSSEIAVIRIGENRSSRLANHITHWTSLPVGVVTLSERHGGRDVTPELFETMVCEVQRMLERFDCPPVHGAARDSGDFHLIGTSGTVTTLAGVHLDLPRYDRRRVDGVWLSDDEVSAMQAKLLSWDFAGRAANPCIGPDRADLVLAGCAILEAIRRRWPSPRMRVADRGLREGLLTDMMADDGVWRRGRSRRGHRPRDMKGPQT
- a CDS encoding MFS transporter, translating into MNRIVPLILAVALFMEQMDSTVIATALPAIANDLHVGPITLKLALTSYMVSLAVFIPISGWMADRFGAKNIFRVAICVFVIGSIMCAFSGGLLEFVFARFLQGVGGSMMTPVGRLVLVRTTQKSDLVSAMALLSIPALVGPLAGPPLGGFITTYASWHWIFLINVPVGILGVILASIFLPEVEATKPPKLDVIGFLLTSFAASGIVFGMSVISLPALPPYIGISAVVIGFVCGFLYIGHARRHPAPILDLTLLKNATFRASVTGGTLFRICIGAMPFLTPLMLQLGFGLNPFQSGLITFAGAIGAISTKFIARRVFTAVGFKTALLSAAAITTLTTICTGFFQPWTPHLIIVGILLIGGFSRSFFFTGINALAFADINDKQASQATSMSSVMQQISLALGVAVAAMILETSTFFSGTELQVRDFHIAFFCISVLTVLATIPFIRMDRSAGAMVSGHKAGLKRVDALQPQVQQPAAK